In Bacillus sp. NP247, one DNA window encodes the following:
- a CDS encoding cysteine hydrolase family protein, whose protein sequence is MKRALINIDYTYDFVAEKGALTCGKPGQEIEKELVQITKQYIENGDYVVFAIDKHEENDEYHPEAKLFPPHNIAGTNGRDLFGELQDVYEKYRNAANVYYMDKTRYSAFAGTDLEMKLRERGIEEVHLVGVCTDICVLHTAVDAYNKGFKIVVYEKAVASFNAQGHEYALGHFKSCLHAEVK, encoded by the coding sequence ATGAAACGAGCTCTTATTAATATCGATTATACATATGATTTTGTAGCTGAAAAAGGTGCTTTAACTTGCGGGAAACCAGGTCAAGAAATTGAGAAGGAACTTGTACAGATAACGAAGCAATATATTGAAAATGGAGATTATGTAGTGTTTGCAATTGATAAACACGAAGAAAATGATGAATATCATCCAGAAGCAAAGTTATTCCCTCCTCATAATATAGCAGGTACAAATGGAAGAGACTTATTCGGTGAATTACAAGATGTATACGAAAAATATAGAAATGCTGCGAATGTATATTATATGGACAAAACGCGATACAGTGCATTTGCTGGAACGGATCTAGAGATGAAGTTAAGAGAAAGAGGAATAGAAGAAGTTCATCTTGTAGGGGTTTGCACTGATATTTGTGTTCTTCATACAGCAGTAGATGCTTATAATAAAGGATTTAAAATTGTTGTATATGAAAAGGCAGTTGCATCTTTTAATGCGCAAGGACATGAATATGCACTTGGACATTTTAAATCTTGTTTACATGCAGAAGTGAAGTGA
- a CDS encoding NUDIX hydrolase has product MFFSRRLQLTGYIEELREVVGSRPLNLAGVAVAVLNDQGQILLQQRRNGMWGVPGGFVELGESTEEAGRREVLEETGIEIGTLQLVSVFSGKEFFVKLANGDEFYPITIAYLCKDIKGSLLKADGVESLHVQFFDLNRLPENISPFIKKLIQQQVVSI; this is encoded by the coding sequence ATATTTTTTTCACGGAGGTTACAATTAACGGGATATATCGAGGAACTAAGAGAGGTTGTTGGATCAAGGCCACTCAATTTAGCAGGAGTTGCTGTAGCTGTTTTAAATGATCAAGGACAAATATTACTACAACAAAGACGAAATGGCATGTGGGGTGTTCCTGGAGGCTTTGTGGAACTTGGTGAATCCACAGAAGAAGCCGGAAGAAGAGAAGTGCTTGAAGAAACAGGTATTGAAATTGGTACACTTCAGTTAGTAAGTGTATTTTCAGGTAAAGAGTTTTTTGTGAAATTAGCGAACGGAGATGAATTTTATCCTATAACAATCGCTTACCTTTGCAAAGACATTAAAGGTAGCTTGCTAAAAGCTGATGGAGTTGAATCATTACATGTACAATTTTTTGATTTAAATCGGCTACCAGAAAACATTAGCCCGTTCATTAAAAAGTTAATTCAACAGCAAGTCGTTTCTATTTAA
- a CDS encoding mechanosensitive ion channel family protein, which produces MSLLAYTEEFFNYVREFLLLRFLLFALVLIIISFVINRIIDWLFRKSSFFDEEVEQTIQSVIRSIFRYIIIISLIIYLISQFVDIKSIIAGAGIAGVVIGFAAQQMLKDVILGFARLADKEFRVGDFVTFNGTNSGTIEEISIRFMQIREWSGKLLTIPHGEIRTIQNFNKGWMRVIERITVSYQEDPTRVKELLEEVCVICNGKLDESLYRVDDEAVEPFKYVGVTDLNPNLKYVGYEFCITGLIRPEDYFETSRQVRFELMSMFHKNQVQMPAANMFVNTESLQNIHVGQSLSDS; this is translated from the coding sequence ATGAGTTTATTAGCGTATACTGAGGAGTTTTTTAATTATGTAAGGGAGTTTTTACTATTAAGGTTTTTACTATTTGCTTTAGTTCTTATCATTATTTCGTTTGTAATAAATCGTATTATTGATTGGCTTTTTAGAAAGTCCAGCTTTTTTGATGAAGAAGTAGAGCAGACGATTCAAAGTGTCATTCGATCTATTTTTAGATATATCATTATCATCAGTCTAATCATATATTTAATTAGTCAATTTGTAGATATAAAAAGCATTATTGCAGGTGCAGGGATAGCGGGAGTTGTCATTGGTTTTGCTGCGCAACAGATGCTAAAAGATGTCATATTAGGCTTTGCGAGATTAGCGGACAAAGAGTTTCGTGTTGGCGATTTTGTTACTTTTAACGGAACAAATTCAGGAACTATTGAGGAAATTAGTATTCGTTTTATGCAAATACGTGAATGGTCAGGAAAGCTACTTACCATACCACACGGAGAGATTAGAACGATACAAAATTTTAATAAAGGATGGATGCGAGTAATTGAACGTATCACGGTAAGTTATCAGGAAGATCCTACAAGAGTTAAGGAATTGTTAGAAGAAGTATGTGTTATTTGTAATGGGAAATTGGATGAAAGTCTTTATAGAGTAGATGATGAAGCTGTTGAACCATTTAAATATGTTGGGGTTACAGACTTAAATCCTAACCTTAAATATGTTGGATATGAATTTTGTATTACAGGTTTGATTAGGCCAGAAGATTATTTTGAAACTTCTAGACAAGTAAGATTTGAATTAATGTCTATGTTCCATAAAAATCAAGTACAAATGCCAGCAGCGAATATGTTCGTTAACACTGAAAGTTTACAGAATATCCATGTGGGACAATCTTTATCAGACAGTTAA
- a CDS encoding GAF domain-containing sensor histidine kinase codes for MHRLEALKEIAELLNEATNLQDMLEKVLHTLLQVMNLQTGWIFFIDESGKHRMLVDENLPPALTWQEKKPMCEGECWCVERFVNGRLEKATNIIECKRIEDAIECNWGETEDVTHHATIPLRSGSEKFGLLNVAAPHKTYFSEEELALLESIAFQIGTTIQRIQLVEKERKYVVVAERNRLARDLHDSVKQLLFSIMLTAKGTLNMTQNRDLQEMLSYIGELSQEALQEMTLLIWQLRPEGLEKGLAEAIQNYGKLLGIQVEVRIDGMVSIGDEIEDVLWRISQEALHNCKKHASCEKVNVRLRMENSQLHFHVEDNGIGFIQNQVRESAFGLKSMKERIELMKGNFRIKTELEKGTKIEIQLPV; via the coding sequence ATGCATCGTTTAGAAGCATTAAAAGAAATTGCGGAATTGCTAAATGAAGCAACGAATTTACAGGACATGTTAGAAAAAGTTTTACATACATTGTTACAAGTTATGAATTTACAAACAGGGTGGATATTCTTTATTGATGAAAGTGGAAAGCACCGTATGCTTGTAGACGAAAACTTACCACCAGCTCTTACGTGGCAAGAGAAGAAGCCGATGTGTGAAGGAGAATGTTGGTGTGTAGAGCGTTTTGTGAATGGCAGATTAGAAAAAGCGACAAATATTATTGAATGTAAGCGAATAGAAGATGCGATCGAATGTAATTGGGGTGAAACAGAAGATGTTACACATCATGCGACAATTCCACTTAGGTCCGGATCAGAAAAATTTGGTCTATTAAATGTGGCCGCACCTCATAAGACTTATTTTTCTGAGGAAGAGTTAGCGTTATTAGAATCGATTGCATTTCAAATTGGAACGACAATACAACGTATTCAATTAGTGGAGAAAGAACGTAAATACGTAGTTGTAGCTGAAAGAAATCGATTGGCTCGTGATTTACATGATTCAGTTAAACAATTGTTATTTTCTATTATGCTAACAGCGAAAGGTACTCTGAATATGACGCAAAATAGAGATTTGCAAGAGATGTTAAGTTATATTGGGGAATTATCGCAAGAAGCATTACAAGAGATGACGCTATTGATTTGGCAATTAAGACCTGAAGGATTAGAAAAAGGTTTGGCAGAAGCAATTCAAAATTACGGAAAGTTATTAGGGATCCAAGTAGAAGTTCGTATTGATGGAATGGTTTCAATTGGAGATGAAATAGAAGATGTTTTATGGCGTATTAGTCAAGAAGCACTACATAATTGTAAAAAACATGCTTCGTGTGAAAAGGTAAATGTTCGTTTAAGAATGGAAAATAGCCAGTTACATTTTCACGTAGAAGATAACGGCATAGGGTTTATACAGAATCAAGTAAGAGAGTCAGCGTTTGGTTTGAAAAGTATGAAGGAACGAATCGAATTAATGAAGGGGAATTTTCGAATAAAAACAGAACTGGAAAAGGGAACGAAAATAGAAATTCAATTACCGGTTTGA
- a CDS encoding response regulator transcription factor, with product MKIKLLLVEDHHIVRRGLVFFLKTREEFEIIGEAENGEEALTFVQKEKPDVVLMDLSMPKMDGIEATKRIKQYDEAIKILMLSSFSEQDYVLPALQAGADGYQLKEVQPEQLVASIIAVHQGNANFHPKVTPALFGRSVVKKEKENPFSQLTKREKEVLREIAKGRSNKEIAAELHITEQTVKTHVSNVLAKLEVDDRTQAALYAVKHGGN from the coding sequence ATGAAAATTAAATTACTACTTGTAGAAGATCATCATATCGTTCGAAGGGGACTCGTATTCTTTTTGAAAACGAGAGAAGAATTTGAAATTATTGGGGAAGCAGAAAATGGTGAAGAAGCATTAACTTTCGTTCAAAAAGAAAAACCAGATGTAGTATTAATGGATTTATCAATGCCGAAAATGGACGGTATTGAAGCGACGAAACGTATAAAACAATACGATGAGGCGATAAAGATACTTATGTTAAGCAGTTTTTCAGAACAAGATTATGTTTTACCAGCACTCCAAGCTGGGGCAGATGGCTATCAATTAAAAGAAGTACAACCGGAGCAACTTGTCGCTTCTATCATTGCAGTACATCAAGGAAATGCAAATTTCCATCCGAAAGTAACTCCTGCATTATTCGGTCGCTCAGTTGTTAAGAAGGAAAAAGAAAATCCTTTTTCTCAGTTAACGAAAAGGGAGAAAGAAGTACTTCGTGAAATTGCGAAAGGAAGAAGTAATAAGGAAATTGCAGCAGAGCTTCACATTACAGAACAAACTGTGAAAACACACGTTTCTAACGTATTGGCTAAATTGGAAGTAGATGATCGTACACAAGCAGCATTATACGCAGTGAAACACGGGGGAAACTAA
- a CDS encoding MurR/RpiR family transcriptional regulator, with amino-acid sequence MPGTRSGIGKLQASLNGLSPKLRSIAEHILKHPQDVVHKSITELAEVTNSSEATIFRLCKHLGFQGFQDLKITLAREIVHTPMQNIHEEVSAEDSMVTVAKKVFHSHITGLQDTLHLLNDTALEQAVRALQEANRIEFYGNGGSGIIAMDAYHKFMRTGISCIAHTDSHFQIMGAGLLTKEAVVIAISHSGSNKGLLEALEVAKARGACIIAITSYQKSALSQLANITLYTSTRETEFRTEASSSRLAQLSLLDTLYVGLSLQRQEETLQNLQSIRETISMKRI; translated from the coding sequence ATGCCTGGTACAAGAAGTGGGATTGGAAAGCTTCAGGCTTCGTTAAATGGTTTATCACCGAAATTACGAAGTATTGCCGAACATATTTTGAAACATCCACAAGATGTTGTACATAAATCGATTACGGAATTAGCAGAAGTTACGAATAGTTCCGAAGCTACGATATTCCGCTTATGTAAACACCTTGGTTTTCAAGGGTTTCAAGATTTGAAAATTACATTAGCTCGTGAAATTGTACATACACCGATGCAAAATATTCATGAAGAAGTATCAGCAGAAGATAGTATGGTAACTGTTGCTAAAAAAGTTTTTCATTCGCATATTACAGGGCTGCAAGATACATTACATTTGTTAAATGACACCGCACTTGAGCAAGCTGTACGAGCTTTGCAAGAAGCGAACCGAATTGAGTTTTACGGAAATGGTGGCTCTGGAATTATTGCGATGGATGCATATCATAAATTTATGAGAACGGGTATTTCTTGTATTGCTCATACAGATTCTCATTTTCAAATTATGGGTGCTGGTTTACTTACAAAAGAAGCAGTAGTCATTGCAATTTCTCATTCTGGTAGTAATAAAGGATTACTGGAAGCGTTAGAAGTAGCAAAAGCAAGGGGAGCTTGCATTATTGCAATTACGAGCTATCAGAAATCAGCACTAAGTCAACTTGCTAATATAACACTTTATACTTCAACACGTGAAACAGAATTTCGTACGGAAGCAAGTTCATCACGCTTAGCGCAGCTAAGTTTATTAGATACTTTGTATGTAGGATTGTCGTTGCAACGACAGGAGGAAACACTGCAAAATTTACAAAGCATACGTGAAACAATTTCAATGAAGCGAATATAA
- the adhP gene encoding alcohol dehydrogenase AdhP has protein sequence MKAVVVNKNSKANIEVIEKELRPLHSGEALVDVEYCGVCHTDLHVANHDFGNTDGRILGHEGVGIVTKIADDVTSLKIGDRVSIAWMFQSCGRCEYCVTGRETFCREVKNAGYSVDGGMAEQCIVTADYAVKVPEGLDPAQASSITCAGVTTYKAIKVSDIKPGQPIVIYGCGGLGNLAIQYAKNVFGAKVIAVDINDDKLALAKEVGADMTINPITQGTADKIVQEEFGGAYAAVVTAVSKVAFNSAVDAVRACGKVVAVGLPVETMDLNIPRLVLDGIEVVGSLVGTRKDLEEAFMFGAEGKVVPVVQTCSLDKVQNVFEEMEEGRIQGRMVIDFKQHNCDCK, from the coding sequence ATGAAAGCAGTAGTAGTTAATAAAAACAGCAAAGCAAACATTGAAGTTATTGAAAAGGAATTACGGCCGTTACACTCGGGTGAAGCGCTAGTAGATGTAGAGTATTGTGGAGTTTGCCACACTGATTTACACGTTGCGAATCATGATTTTGGAAACACAGATGGCCGCATCCTTGGTCATGAAGGTGTAGGTATTGTTACTAAAATTGCTGATGATGTTACTTCACTAAAGATAGGTGACCGTGTAAGTATTGCATGGATGTTCCAATCTTGTGGACGTTGTGAATATTGTGTAACGGGTAGAGAAACATTCTGCCGTGAAGTGAAAAATGCTGGTTATTCAGTAGATGGTGGTATGGCTGAACAATGTATTGTTACAGCTGATTATGCGGTGAAAGTACCAGAAGGATTAGATCCTGCTCAAGCATCATCAATTACATGTGCAGGCGTAACTACATATAAAGCTATTAAAGTATCAGATATTAAACCTGGTCAACCTATTGTAATCTATGGTTGTGGTGGATTAGGTAACTTAGCTATCCAATATGCAAAAAATGTATTTGGTGCAAAGGTAATTGCAGTAGATATTAATGACGACAAATTAGCCTTGGCAAAAGAGGTTGGTGCCGATATGACTATCAACCCAATTACTCAAGGTACAGCTGATAAGATTGTTCAAGAGGAGTTTGGTGGGGCATATGCTGCTGTAGTAACAGCCGTTTCTAAAGTAGCATTCAACTCAGCGGTTGATGCAGTACGTGCCTGCGGTAAAGTAGTTGCGGTAGGTTTACCAGTAGAAACTATGGATTTAAACATTCCACGACTTGTACTAGACGGAATTGAAGTAGTTGGTTCTCTAGTCGGTACTCGTAAAGATTTAGAAGAGGCATTTATGTTCGGTGCCGAAGGAAAAGTTGTGCCGGTTGTTCAAACTTGTTCTCTAGATAAAGTACAAAATGTATTTGAAGAAATGGAAGAAGGTAGAATTCAAGGACGTATGGTAATCGATTTTAAACAGCATAATTGTGATTGTAAATAA
- a CDS encoding ABC transporter permease, producing the protein MKSIWKSKRFLIGFTYLFILISASFIYSWFFKDNIPKPPQLLYNDNNELLGKAPFPPSLMPPFGTDRFGESVFLQIVEGAKFTILLAVAISFFRILCGTCIGILLSLYAPKFKKFFQACSEVFYYIPTLFIAFILITPVNIVITSNADRLDPNISFTFYQVLVLIFVALPTLSLYISSEVDEFMKRDYILSSQLLGASRFHIIKKHLRVLLLDRLFVLFMEHIVQTLILVIHLALLNIVIGGIQMRELYDGVPKPVSLSNDWAGLIGLNRYEMNLSWWIIFYTLASFFITILFIKLMTIGIQDALKARDSQVVAIKTVPDHKKFVKNKDSFSFANKLNL; encoded by the coding sequence ATGAAATCTATTTGGAAATCAAAACGCTTTTTAATCGGCTTTACTTATCTTTTCATACTTATTTCAGCTAGTTTTATTTATAGTTGGTTCTTTAAAGATAACATCCCAAAACCTCCTCAGTTACTTTACAATGACAATAACGAATTACTTGGAAAGGCCCCCTTTCCACCATCGTTAATGCCGCCTTTTGGAACTGATCGTTTTGGAGAGTCTGTTTTCTTACAAATTGTAGAAGGAGCAAAATTCACCATTTTATTAGCCGTGGCAATTAGCTTCTTTCGAATTTTATGCGGAACATGTATAGGAATCCTCTTAAGTTTATATGCTCCAAAATTCAAGAAATTTTTCCAGGCGTGCTCAGAAGTTTTTTATTATATTCCAACTCTATTTATCGCATTCATACTCATCACGCCCGTTAATATTGTAATCACATCAAATGCTGATAGATTAGATCCAAATATTTCATTTACGTTTTATCAAGTACTCGTACTTATTTTCGTCGCTCTGCCTACACTTTCTTTATATATATCCTCAGAGGTTGATGAATTTATGAAACGAGATTACATTTTAAGTTCACAATTACTGGGTGCTAGCCGTTTTCATATTATCAAAAAACACTTACGAGTCTTATTACTTGACCGCTTATTTGTATTATTTATGGAACATATCGTCCAAACGCTCATCCTCGTTATCCATTTAGCATTGCTTAATATTGTAATTGGCGGGATACAAATGCGTGAACTCTATGACGGAGTGCCCAAACCTGTTTCTCTATCTAATGATTGGGCAGGCCTTATTGGATTAAATCGTTATGAAATGAATCTTTCATGGTGGATTATTTTTTATACTCTCGCTTCATTCTTTATTACGATTCTATTTATTAAGCTTATGACAATCGGGATTCAAGATGCACTGAAAGCAAGAGATTCGCAAGTTGTAGCAATTAAAACCGTTCCAGATCATAAAAAATTTGTAAAAAATAAAGATTCTTTTTCGTTTGCAAATAAATTGAACCTTTAA
- a CDS encoding ABC transporter permease subunit gives MLNTISQFTIKLSSILLSLLLLLNLPYLFITQQGFTFQPIYFFNQIVTMLKQVFSPESLVVIGSDPKFGSFKKTPLFPTVLEPYLYSFTVLFIAFFLALFLSSSMAFFYFLAKDYIKKWINRIVFILEAVPDMMMMICLQIFFIWVLQKFGESPVTIISFNENRAYLLPILSLAVLPTLQMFRMMVLYIKEEHGKHYVEVAYGKGLSSSYILCIHLFKNISIHFFHHLKTIFVFLLSNLFILEFVFNMEGIIQFLFRKAFVSPPAAFIILVMIILPFYSIFQIITFMMNRWQKQLKGAAL, from the coding sequence ATGTTAAATACAATATCTCAATTCACAATTAAGCTTTCATCAATTCTTTTATCACTCTTACTATTACTAAATTTACCTTATTTATTTATCACTCAACAAGGATTTACCTTTCAACCAATTTATTTTTTTAATCAGATCGTTACTATGTTAAAACAGGTTTTCTCCCCTGAATCATTAGTAGTTATCGGATCAGACCCGAAATTTGGTAGTTTCAAAAAGACACCATTATTTCCAACTGTTTTAGAACCTTACCTATATTCATTTACTGTATTATTTATAGCCTTTTTTCTTGCGCTCTTTCTATCATCTAGTATGGCATTTTTTTATTTTTTAGCAAAAGATTATATAAAAAAATGGATAAACCGAATTGTGTTCATATTAGAAGCTGTCCCTGATATGATGATGATGATTTGTTTGCAAATATTTTTCATATGGGTACTTCAGAAATTCGGGGAATCTCCTGTCACCATTATTTCTTTTAATGAAAATCGAGCTTATTTACTCCCCATTTTATCTTTAGCAGTCTTACCCACATTACAAATGTTTCGGATGATGGTGTTATACATAAAAGAAGAACATGGAAAACATTACGTAGAGGTTGCATATGGAAAAGGACTTTCATCAAGTTATATACTATGCATTCATTTATTCAAAAATATATCTATCCATTTCTTTCACCATTTAAAAACGATTTTTGTTTTCTTACTTTCTAACTTATTCATTTTAGAATTTGTTTTTAATATGGAAGGCATTATTCAATTTTTATTTAGGAAGGCGTTTGTTTCACCTCCTGCTGCATTTATCATACTCGTCATGATTATTTTACCGTTTTATTCTATTTTTCAAATAATCACTTTTATGATGAATAGATGGCAAAAACAATTGAAAGGAGCTGCTCTATGA
- the gntK gene encoding gluconokinase codes for METRGRVIGIDIGTTSTKTVVFTEKGKVVASHAIDYPIIQPNVGWAEQDPDVICAAVYKTVSVAIKKGNVLPEDIISIGISTAMHALIAVDENGAPLTRSIIWADNRSTKQSEKLLQQMNGHDIYRRTGTPIHPMSPLSKLLWMKEEETELFRTAYKFISIKEYVIYQLFSRYVVDHSIASATGLFNLETLNWDEDVLAMLNMSPEQLSTPVPTTYILSGMKPELAQKMGIHEDTPVVIGASDGVLANVGVGAISPGSAAITIGTSGAVRTISSSVNTDEKGRTFCYALTDEHWVIGGPTNNGGILLRWLRDEFGSPEQEVARKLGIDPYDLLIKYAESVPAGADGLLFLPFLSGERAPYWNANARGTFFGINLQHKREHFIRAVMEGVCMSVYSVALAIRDCTGPLTEIRVSGGFAKSAFWRQMLSDMMGKELLVPESHEASALGAAALALYAVGKIDSLDEVKDWIDIVHHHVPNKENTAIYLEMFYMYERLYNRLKEEFDCIAAFQRKQ; via the coding sequence ATGGAAACAAGGGGGAGAGTAATCGGGATTGACATCGGTACCACAAGTACGAAGACGGTTGTGTTCACAGAAAAAGGAAAAGTCGTTGCGTCACATGCAATTGATTATCCAATTATTCAACCGAACGTCGGATGGGCTGAGCAAGATCCTGATGTAATATGTGCCGCTGTATACAAAACTGTAAGCGTTGCCATTAAAAAAGGTAATGTGTTACCAGAGGATATTATTTCAATCGGTATTAGTACAGCGATGCATGCATTAATTGCAGTAGATGAAAACGGTGCGCCGTTAACGCGCTCTATTATTTGGGCAGATAATAGAAGCACAAAGCAATCAGAAAAACTATTACAACAAATGAATGGTCATGACATTTATAGAAGAACTGGTACACCTATTCATCCTATGTCACCACTTTCTAAATTACTGTGGATGAAGGAAGAAGAAACGGAGTTATTCAGAACTGCTTATAAATTTATTTCCATTAAAGAGTATGTCATTTATCAATTATTCTCACGCTATGTAGTTGATCATTCAATCGCATCAGCTACTGGGTTATTTAATTTAGAAACATTAAACTGGGATGAAGATGTTTTAGCTATGTTAAATATGTCACCAGAACAATTATCAACACCTGTACCAACTACATATATTTTATCGGGAATGAAGCCGGAATTAGCACAAAAGATGGGCATTCATGAAGATACTCCAGTTGTTATTGGTGCGAGTGACGGTGTTCTTGCAAATGTAGGTGTTGGTGCAATATCACCTGGCTCAGCTGCAATTACGATCGGGACAAGTGGTGCGGTTCGAACAATTTCATCGAGTGTTAATACAGATGAAAAAGGAAGAACTTTTTGTTACGCATTAACAGATGAGCACTGGGTTATCGGTGGGCCAACGAATAACGGTGGAATATTACTTAGGTGGTTACGTGATGAATTTGGTAGCCCGGAACAAGAGGTAGCGAGGAAGCTTGGGATTGATCCTTATGATTTATTAATTAAGTATGCGGAAAGTGTACCAGCTGGTGCAGATGGATTACTATTTTTGCCGTTTCTATCTGGAGAACGTGCACCCTACTGGAATGCAAATGCTCGAGGTACATTCTTCGGGATAAATCTTCAGCATAAACGAGAACATTTTATACGTGCAGTTATGGAAGGTGTCTGTATGAGTGTATATTCAGTTGCACTTGCAATCCGTGATTGTACAGGGCCACTTACTGAAATACGTGTTTCAGGAGGATTTGCGAAATCTGCATTTTGGAGACAAATGCTCTCCGATATGATGGGAAAAGAATTGCTTGTTCCTGAAAGTCATGAAGCATCTGCGCTTGGGGCAGCGGCACTTGCTTTATATGCGGTAGGGAAAATTGATTCTCTTGACGAGGTGAAGGATTGGATTGATATTGTCCATCACCATGTACCAAATAAAGAAAATACGGCTATTTATTTAGAAATGTTTTATATGTATGAACGACTTTACAATCGCTTGAAAGAAGAATTTGATTGTATAGCTGCTTTCCAACGTAAACAATAG
- a CDS encoding GntP family permease — MVVGIVLAAVVILLLLITVVKWHPFVALILTAIGVGLAMGMPLVATSPQHPGIIDSIKLGLGNTLGFLAIVLALGTMLGKMMAESGGAERIANTLIGRFGKKRVHWAMMFVAFIVGIPVFFQVGFVLLIPLVFTIALETGVSLITIGIPLVAGLSVVHGLVPPHPAAMAAVGIFKADVGKTILYALIVGLPTAIISGPLYGKWIGARIHKEVPLDIAEQFIERDKKKELPSFGNTLFTILLPVFLMLGASIAEVALHKTSQLAQVLHFIGDPIVALLIATIYSFFSLGYAKGFSKDKVLQFTNDCLGPIANILLVIGAGGAFNKVLLDSGIGTTIAEMAKESHISPILLGWGIAALIRVATGSATVSMMTAAGIVAPIAASTPGVNVELLALATGAGSLILSHVNDSGFWMIKEYFGMTVKETLLTWTAMETILSVVALGLISLLNIFV; from the coding sequence ATGGTAGTTGGAATCGTACTAGCGGCAGTTGTCATACTACTTCTACTTATTACAGTAGTGAAATGGCATCCATTTGTCGCATTAATTTTAACAGCAATCGGAGTTGGGCTAGCAATGGGGATGCCCTTGGTTGCAACTTCACCGCAACATCCAGGGATTATCGATTCTATTAAATTAGGTCTTGGTAATACGTTAGGGTTTTTAGCGATTGTTTTAGCTTTAGGAACAATGCTTGGAAAAATGATGGCTGAGTCTGGCGGTGCTGAACGAATTGCTAACACATTAATTGGGCGTTTTGGGAAAAAACGTGTTCACTGGGCAATGATGTTCGTTGCATTTATAGTAGGGATTCCGGTATTTTTCCAAGTAGGATTTGTACTATTAATTCCGTTAGTATTTACAATTGCGTTAGAAACAGGGGTATCACTTATTACAATCGGTATTCCGCTAGTAGCAGGTCTTTCGGTTGTACACGGACTTGTTCCACCGCACCCAGCGGCTATGGCAGCGGTAGGTATATTTAAAGCAGATGTAGGGAAGACAATTTTATATGCATTAATTGTCGGACTTCCAACTGCAATAATTTCAGGTCCGCTTTACGGGAAATGGATCGGTGCTCGTATACATAAAGAAGTACCATTAGATATAGCGGAGCAATTTATTGAAAGAGATAAGAAGAAAGAACTTCCTAGCTTCGGAAATACATTGTTTACTATTTTACTTCCAGTATTTCTTATGCTTGGTGCATCCATTGCTGAAGTAGCTTTACATAAAACGAGTCAACTTGCACAAGTGTTACACTTTATTGGAGATCCAATAGTCGCTTTATTAATTGCAACGATTTATTCTTTCTTTAGTCTTGGTTATGCAAAAGGATTTTCTAAAGATAAAGTATTACAATTTACAAATGATTGCTTAGGGCCGATTGCAAACATACTGTTAGTAATTGGTGCTGGTGGTGCGTTTAATAAGGTGTTATTAGATTCTGGAATTGGTACTACAATTGCTGAAATGGCGAAAGAATCACATATTTCACCAATATTACTTGGATGGGGAATTGCTGCACTTATCCGAGTTGCAACTGGATCGGCTACTGTTTCTATGATGACAGCAGCTGGAATTGTAGCACCGATTGCAGCAAGTACACCTGGGGTAAATGTTGAACTACTAGCACTTGCAACAGGAGCAGGGTCATTAATTTTATCACATGTGAACGATTCTGGATTTTGGATGATTAAAGAGTATTTCGGAATGACTGTGAAAGAAACATTATTAACATGGACCGCAATGGAGACGATACTATCAGTTGTAGCACTTGGACTAATTTCGTTATTAAATATATTTGTATAG